In Legionella cardiaca, a genomic segment contains:
- a CDS encoding DUF2339 domain-containing protein yields the protein MDSVGIEEQLKALENRLAALEHQLKIDRPALEVKPVPLFSTTSPSKAKSGNWLGLIAIICFIVAAGFIIKLSVDSGWLSPTRQIGLAGLFGFVLIGTGFILLNADRKYASLLPAAGIVILYLTTFAAHRFYLLISFQTAIAITVLISTLCIWLYVRIKHDLYSILTAIGAYTAPPILGFDITTIFSLYYLIVCSLTFATISIWVQSRTLTMISAYLAILTTAMVGFKLNQDMLIAVVLALHFIIFSLGTYFYTQTTKQYMTETEAWSFFPVLIIFYVMEYYFIDHSYPQWAPWVSLAFAAFLLSLYLSAKKWFPNQSLNSQSVILAFVTIVTFHSLYLELLPATMRPWLFVLIIGVYLLFPVTFKKGRNRIFIIPSFAIFLILAIEYLVMLSHLLLENFEVYWFGVSTASFLSLWSLLLFDKKLAQKEEQGYLLLGAAHLLGITGLYQLMTDYGSLAVSASWLFYAVLVIVFAVIRRDKVMARSALIVLGFAAGKALLYDASSTPTIIRILCLLLTGIVLYGSGFLIRKIGEWK from the coding sequence ATGGATTCTGTAGGAATTGAGGAACAGTTAAAAGCACTTGAAAACCGTCTTGCCGCTCTTGAGCATCAATTAAAGATTGATAGACCAGCACTGGAAGTAAAACCTGTTCCTTTATTCTCAACCACTTCACCATCCAAAGCTAAATCAGGAAACTGGCTTGGACTTATTGCAATTATTTGTTTTATTGTCGCAGCTGGTTTCATTATTAAATTATCTGTTGATTCAGGCTGGTTAAGCCCTACAAGACAAATTGGCCTTGCAGGTTTATTTGGTTTTGTATTGATTGGTACAGGATTTATCTTACTAAATGCCGACCGGAAATACGCCAGTTTGTTACCAGCGGCAGGCATTGTCATTCTTTATTTGACTACTTTTGCCGCTCATCGGTTTTATCTTCTTATATCCTTTCAAACGGCTATTGCCATTACCGTTTTAATTTCTACTCTATGCATCTGGCTCTATGTTCGCATTAAACATGATTTATATTCTATTCTCACGGCAATTGGCGCCTATACCGCTCCGCCTATACTCGGTTTTGATATTACCACTATCTTTTCCCTGTATTATCTTATTGTTTGTTCTTTGACATTTGCTACCATTTCTATTTGGGTTCAATCAAGAACCTTAACCATGATCTCAGCCTATTTAGCCATTTTAACAACAGCGATGGTAGGCTTTAAGTTAAATCAGGATATGCTGATTGCTGTCGTTTTGGCCTTGCATTTTATTATTTTTTCACTAGGAACTTATTTTTACACGCAAACGACGAAACAATACATGACAGAAACTGAAGCCTGGAGTTTTTTTCCAGTACTGATCATTTTTTATGTGATGGAATATTATTTTATTGATCACAGTTATCCTCAATGGGCTCCATGGGTTTCTTTAGCATTTGCAGCATTTCTTTTAAGTCTTTATCTATCTGCAAAAAAATGGTTTCCCAATCAAAGTTTGAATAGCCAATCCGTTATCTTAGCTTTTGTCACAATTGTAACCTTTCATTCGCTCTATTTAGAACTCTTACCTGCCACTATGCGACCTTGGTTATTTGTTTTGATAATCGGAGTTTACCTGTTGTTCCCAGTCACTTTTAAAAAAGGCAGAAATCGAATCTTTATCATCCCTTCATTTGCCATCTTTTTGATATTAGCAATCGAATATCTGGTTATGCTCTCGCATCTTCTTCTAGAAAATTTTGAAGTCTATTGGTTTGGTGTTTCGACTGCTTCCTTTCTTAGTCTCTGGTCGCTTCTTTTATTTGATAAGAAGTTGGCCCAAAAGGAAGAGCAGGGTTATTTATTATTAGGCGCAGCTCATTTATTAGGCATTACCGGACTTTATCAATTAATGACAGATTATGGGTCGCTTGCAGTTTCGGCTTCATGGTTATTCTATGCTGTATTGGTTATAGTCTTTGCTGTCATTCGCAGAGATAAAGTGATGGCAAGATCGGCGCTCATTGTACTTGGTTTTGCGGCAGGAAAAGCATTGCTCTACGATGCGTCCTCCACGCCAACAATTATTCGTATTTTATGCTTATTGCTTACAGGGATTGTGCTTTATGGCTCAGGATTTTTAATTCGAAAAATTGGAGAATGGAAATAA
- the cqsA gene encoding alpha-hydroxyketone-type quorum-sensing autoinducer synthase — translation MVEYERYSLAHTSKTAARNMDDFPPFIKQAMQQYFEIRVQQSWQGHHILKGKQPTENALLLTSNDYLHISRHPKLVNAQMSALRKYGNGQMQSPVFLNDDSLLTACEQQFAVFTGYPACLLAQSGWCANVGLIQALASHELPVYLDFYAHMSFWEGVKAANAKPIPFQHNSVESLRKRLQRYGAGIIAVDSIYSTTGTISPLADYVELAKKFNCLLIVDESHSLGTHGPQGSGLVAAAGLSNDVDIITASLAKALSGRGGAIFSNPHLIELIRYTALPAIFSSTLLPHDLAGFNAALAIIAREAWRRDKLHNNANFLRESLLQAGFNLGDSNSQIIPLFTGSEANTIWLRNELEKNDIHGAVFCSPATPQNNALIRLSISANHHEEELARVVYCLQKLKYCGRNIPLFNS, via the coding sequence ATGGTAGAATACGAGCGGTATTCTCTAGCCCATACCTCAAAAACTGCAGCTAGAAACATGGATGATTTCCCACCGTTTATTAAACAAGCCATGCAACAATATTTCGAAATTAGAGTACAACAGTCATGGCAAGGACATCATATTCTTAAAGGTAAACAGCCAACGGAAAACGCATTATTACTTACGAGTAATGATTATTTGCATATTAGCCGTCATCCTAAACTTGTAAATGCCCAAATGTCAGCGCTAAGGAAGTATGGGAATGGACAAATGCAATCACCCGTTTTTCTAAATGATGACAGCTTGCTTACGGCATGTGAGCAGCAATTTGCAGTTTTTACTGGCTATCCTGCCTGCTTGTTAGCACAATCCGGTTGGTGTGCCAATGTGGGTTTGATTCAAGCCTTAGCGTCTCACGAGTTACCTGTTTATTTGGATTTTTATGCCCATATGTCATTCTGGGAAGGTGTAAAAGCAGCGAATGCCAAACCTATACCTTTTCAACATAACTCTGTCGAGTCATTAAGAAAACGTCTACAACGTTATGGCGCAGGAATTATCGCCGTAGATTCCATTTATAGCACGACGGGCACTATTAGCCCTTTGGCTGATTATGTCGAATTAGCCAAAAAATTTAATTGTTTACTCATTGTGGACGAATCACATTCTCTGGGTACTCATGGGCCTCAAGGTAGTGGATTGGTTGCGGCCGCTGGATTATCAAATGATGTCGATATTATAACGGCAAGTCTTGCTAAAGCATTATCTGGACGCGGAGGAGCAATCTTTAGTAATCCTCATTTGATTGAGCTAATCCGTTACACAGCCTTGCCAGCGATATTTAGCTCAACTCTTCTACCTCATGATTTAGCTGGTTTTAATGCCGCCCTCGCAATTATTGCACGAGAAGCATGGCGACGTGACAAGCTGCATAATAATGCCAATTTTTTGCGTGAATCTTTACTGCAAGCTGGTTTTAACTTAGGAGATAGTAACTCTCAAATTATTCCTCTTTTTACGGGAAGCGAGGCCAATACGATCTGGCTTCGTAATGAATTAGAAAAAAATGATATTCATGGAGCGGTCTTTTGCTCTCCCGCCACCCCCCAAAACAATGCTTTAATTCGCTTATCGATAAGCGCTAACCATCACGAGGAGGAATTAGCACGCGTCGTTTATTGCTTGCAAAAATTAAAGTATTGTGGCCGGAACATTCCTTTATTTAACAGCTAA
- a CDS encoding response regulator, which produces MQHFSIPTCYFPSTALFIDDSRDFLLNFVLQLDEGLAYRVFDSPFDALDCIHKKRCELDMLSQRCLSEYTEAKNCPLTNHTVNLDLAAIHAEVYNARRFSEISVVVVDYAMPGMDGIEFCRKINNTNIKKILLTGQADEKLAIEAFNEGLIHRYIQKSDPNAAELITKSIYDLQLQYFQKMSDMIVRMLSVTSPSCLHDKKFADFFRQLRQDKGIVEYYLADNSGSFLLLDDDANANFLIVKNEADMRLHYDLALDNGASEEVLDQLASGEKIPCFWQANTQPPEWNDWSTCLVPAHRFVSEETYFYAYVQGPVLFDVHQDKILSYHCHLEEIDAEELLLI; this is translated from the coding sequence ATGCAACATTTTTCAATACCTACCTGCTATTTCCCCAGTACGGCCTTATTTATTGATGATAGCCGTGATTTTTTATTAAATTTTGTTTTGCAACTTGATGAGGGGCTTGCTTATCGAGTTTTTGATTCTCCTTTTGATGCATTAGATTGTATTCATAAAAAACGTTGTGAATTAGACATGTTAAGTCAGCGATGTTTAAGTGAGTATACAGAAGCAAAAAATTGTCCTCTTACAAATCACACCGTGAATCTCGATTTAGCTGCAATTCATGCCGAAGTTTATAATGCAAGACGTTTTTCAGAAATTTCAGTTGTTGTTGTTGACTATGCCATGCCTGGTATGGATGGTATCGAATTCTGTCGTAAAATTAATAATACCAATATTAAAAAAATTCTCCTCACAGGACAGGCTGATGAAAAGCTTGCGATTGAGGCATTTAATGAAGGGTTGATTCATCGCTATATACAAAAAAGTGATCCTAATGCGGCTGAGTTAATCACCAAGAGTATTTACGATCTACAATTACAATACTTTCAGAAAATGTCAGATATGATTGTGCGCATGTTGTCAGTGACATCACCAAGTTGTTTGCATGATAAAAAATTTGCCGACTTTTTTAGGCAATTGCGCCAAGACAAAGGGATCGTTGAATATTATTTAGCCGATAATTCGGGTAGTTTCTTATTATTGGATGATGATGCCAATGCCAATTTCCTCATTGTAAAGAATGAAGCCGATATGCGTCTGCATTATGATCTGGCCTTAGACAATGGTGCCAGTGAAGAAGTATTAGACCAGCTTGCAAGTGGAGAAAAAATACCTTGTTTTTGGCAGGCAAATACACAACCACCAGAATGGAATGACTGGTCAACCTGTTTGGTGCCGGCTCATCGCTTTGTTTCCGAGGAAACTTATTTTTACGCTTATGTTCAAGGTCCTGTATTATTTGACGTGCATCAGGATAAGATACTTTCCTATCATTGCCATCTGGAAGAAATAGATGCTGAGGAATTACTTCTTATCTAA
- a CDS encoding sensor histidine kinase, protein MNNLKRIVNYLDNSMQRSLSNAAHQLVAVGAIAFFGFPLFYWVWTEWFPQPYETLGLRLIGSFLGLGLMLTPYWPAACKPYLPWYWFLTILYTLSFFFAFSFLMNQASVISAMSLLCSVFLLVLLVDLFSLTVLLMLGWGCALICYYWISPQLYFGEEHLEMTMVLCFVIVAGSTVNYKTAMLQQQRLAGMAAAAGMIAHELRTPLLGIKSGAKAMAHYSPQLFQAYYLAKEHGLLDSTIRETRLQQLEEVSGRIISEIDYANTIIDMLLVKAGRENSLQNCALEVCSMADCLQEALSRYPFKSHQERSLVCWQGDFAFTGSKLLMQHVLFNLLKNALYVIATAQKGEISIWTVSGEKFNTLYFKDSAIGISPQQLSKLFNHFYTTTFMGTGIGLSFCKLVMNRFGGDIRCESQEGSYTQFSLFFPVI, encoded by the coding sequence ATGAATAATTTAAAACGGATTGTCAATTATCTTGATAATTCCATGCAGCGCAGCCTATCGAATGCGGCGCATCAATTGGTTGCCGTGGGCGCGATTGCCTTTTTTGGCTTTCCTTTATTTTATTGGGTTTGGACTGAATGGTTTCCTCAACCTTATGAAACCTTGGGGTTGCGTTTAATAGGAAGTTTTCTCGGTTTGGGGCTTATGTTAACCCCTTATTGGCCTGCAGCATGCAAACCCTATCTACCTTGGTATTGGTTTTTAACGATTTTATATACCCTTTCCTTCTTTTTTGCGTTTTCTTTTTTAATGAATCAAGCCAGCGTTATTTCAGCAATGTCTTTACTGTGTAGTGTTTTTTTACTTGTATTGCTGGTGGATTTGTTCAGTTTAACCGTACTGCTTATGTTAGGCTGGGGCTGTGCTTTAATTTGCTATTATTGGATTTCTCCACAACTTTATTTTGGTGAAGAACATCTTGAAATGACGATGGTCTTATGTTTTGTAATCGTTGCAGGTTCCACGGTAAATTATAAAACGGCAATGCTGCAACAACAACGATTAGCTGGAATGGCTGCAGCAGCGGGTATGATAGCTCATGAATTGCGTACACCGTTGTTGGGCATTAAGAGTGGCGCGAAAGCCATGGCACATTATTCTCCGCAATTGTTTCAGGCTTACTATTTGGCCAAAGAACACGGCTTATTAGACTCCACAATCCGTGAAACCAGATTGCAACAACTAGAAGAAGTCAGTGGGCGGATCATTAGTGAAATTGATTATGCTAATACCATCATCGACATGTTGTTAGTTAAAGCGGGGCGCGAGAATTCTTTGCAAAATTGCGCGCTGGAAGTATGCTCCATGGCAGATTGTTTGCAAGAGGCATTATCTCGATACCCTTTTAAATCACACCAGGAACGCTCGTTAGTCTGTTGGCAAGGGGATTTTGCTTTTACAGGTTCAAAATTACTCATGCAACATGTCTTGTTTAATTTATTAAAAAATGCTTTATACGTTATTGCTACAGCACAAAAGGGTGAAATTAGCATATGGACCGTGTCTGGTGAAAAATTTAATACGCTTTATTTTAAGGATTCGGCTATAGGCATTTCGCCGCAACAATTGTCAAAATTATTTAATCATTTTTATACAACCACGTTTATGGGGACAGGAATAGGTTTATCTTTTTGTAAATTAGTAATGAATCGCTTTGGTGGCGATATTCGTTGTGAATCGCAAGAGGGAAGTTATACACAATTTTCTTTATTTTTTCCTGTGATTTAA
- the hemC gene encoding hydroxymethylbilane synthase, producing MELLRIATRQSPLALWQANFIAKQLNEFYPAMRIELVPMLTSGDKFQKDKLLAVGGKGLFVKELEEALLDKRADIAVHSMKDVPAVFPEGLCLPVIGKRHIPFDALITKDHTKLHDLPIGAVIGTTSLRRQSQLLASRSDLVIKPLRGNVNTRLEKLNAGEYDAIVLALAGLERLGMANKVSEILNEAIMLPACGQGALGIECREDDSALQKLLMPLNDSLSSLCVKVERHVNALLGGNCHVPLAVYCKSHSDGQLLLRARVLQMDGTIMIEDSQQGPESVAMTLADNCAQALLHKGASQLLRQTS from the coding sequence ATGGAGCTTTTACGCATTGCGACCAGACAAAGCCCTCTTGCTTTATGGCAAGCTAATTTTATAGCAAAGCAACTCAATGAATTTTATCCTGCCATGCGCATAGAGCTTGTTCCCATGCTGACGTCAGGCGACAAATTTCAAAAGGACAAATTGTTAGCCGTTGGGGGTAAGGGGCTTTTTGTTAAAGAGCTTGAAGAAGCACTCTTGGACAAGCGTGCTGATATTGCTGTTCATTCGATGAAAGATGTTCCCGCCGTTTTTCCTGAAGGTCTTTGCCTACCTGTTATCGGCAAACGCCATATTCCTTTTGATGCGTTAATTACGAAAGATCATACCAAGCTTCACGACTTGCCTATAGGAGCGGTTATTGGTACTACGAGTTTGCGACGCCAATCTCAGCTATTAGCTAGTCGGTCTGACTTAGTGATTAAGCCATTACGTGGCAACGTCAATACCCGCTTGGAAAAATTAAATGCGGGTGAATACGATGCAATTGTACTTGCTCTTGCCGGCCTTGAACGTTTGGGCATGGCAAATAAAGTCAGTGAAATTTTAAATGAGGCAATCATGCTGCCGGCCTGCGGCCAGGGCGCATTAGGAATTGAATGTCGTGAGGATGATAGCGCTTTGCAAAAATTGCTTATGCCTTTAAATGACTCTCTTTCTTCTCTCTGCGTAAAAGTAGAGCGACATGTAAACGCTCTCTTGGGCGGAAACTGCCATGTTCCTCTTGCAGTATATTGTAAATCACATTCTGATGGACAATTATTATTACGGGCAAGAGTTTTACAAATGGATGGCACCATCATGATTGAAGACAGCCAGCAAGGGCCCGAATCAGTGGCAATGACTTTGGCCGATAATTGTGCTCAAGCTCTTCTTCATAAAGGGGCTAGTCAATTGCTTCGTCAAACATCATGA
- a CDS encoding uroporphyrinogen-III synthase: protein MNQSLQGLRVLNTRPLEQGKALSFAINAADGIAIECPALAIEPIEFVLPDLTKAEQAIFVSANAVQYVSHVLKAKKTHWPTSLCVIAVGQGTAAALKKNGINVDFIPEEATSESLLTLGHLKQVRGKTILLFKGEGGRTTIAETLIARGAHLNIVEVYKRIMPKFNLQYLHSLWHEKAVDIILFTSQQAIQNVFAMFGKAAHDWLCNTPCLVISERLAKVAALLGMKRIMVSSPETILQTLHQFNQGLTHGE from the coding sequence ATGAATCAATCTTTGCAAGGCTTACGCGTTTTAAATACGCGACCATTAGAACAAGGAAAAGCATTAAGTTTTGCTATTAACGCCGCAGACGGGATTGCTATTGAATGCCCTGCTCTTGCGATAGAACCTATCGAATTTGTTTTACCTGATCTAACCAAGGCAGAACAAGCTATTTTCGTCAGTGCGAATGCAGTACAGTACGTAAGTCACGTATTGAAAGCAAAGAAAACGCACTGGCCCACATCCCTATGTGTTATCGCAGTTGGTCAAGGCACTGCAGCTGCACTAAAGAAAAATGGAATAAATGTTGATTTTATTCCCGAGGAAGCAACAAGCGAATCACTGTTAACACTCGGTCACCTGAAGCAAGTACGCGGCAAAACCATTCTCTTGTTTAAAGGTGAAGGCGGAAGAACTACAATTGCAGAAACGTTAATAGCTCGCGGAGCTCACTTAAACATTGTCGAAGTTTATAAGCGAATAATGCCTAAGTTTAATTTGCAATATCTTCATTCATTGTGGCACGAAAAGGCAGTGGATATTATACTGTTTACAAGTCAGCAAGCGATACAAAATGTATTTGCCATGTTTGGCAAAGCAGCTCACGATTGGCTCTGTAACACGCCTTGTTTAGTCATTAGTGAGCGCTTGGCAAAGGTAGCAGCCTTATTAGGGATGAAACGAATTATGGTGAGTAGCCCAGAAACCATTTTACAAACATTGCATCAATTTAACCAAGGATTAACCCATGGCGAATAA
- a CDS encoding uroporphyrinogen-III C-methyltransferase, giving the protein MANNNDVQTKKSPSKPIPEDTLTSSKPAKTKLAAATPSLVFLILSVLALVIAVIALICGAYALKANQQLANRTGQATETLNTEFDILKKQQLQAQSLETSVQTLKEDHAQLQEHLKSLDKELQTAMQQRLYQKQDWILLKARYYLELAQINAHWSNDKQTTIALLQQADLLLGTLSEQAVFAIRQAIAQEITQLQALPKVDVAGLLSQLDAAQTNLVSLPLKHPVPGAKNKTSSEKSASPWREQLRESINSLGKLIVVRRHDENVEPLLSPIQQAMMQEAIRMNLQEAQWAILQNNSTVYQMALTQAIKTIKRAFEINAASTQALIKQLQNLLKQKINIEKPMIEKALPLLNQLIDSKNLQPSTAGSTQGDHSQ; this is encoded by the coding sequence ATGGCGAATAACAATGACGTTCAGACTAAAAAGTCGCCTTCTAAACCCATTCCCGAGGATACACTTACATCATCAAAACCGGCTAAAACCAAACTAGCCGCCGCAACTCCATCCTTGGTATTTTTAATTTTATCCGTGTTAGCGCTTGTCATAGCAGTGATTGCTCTTATTTGTGGTGCCTATGCGCTTAAGGCCAATCAACAATTAGCGAATAGAACAGGACAGGCCACAGAAACTTTAAATACAGAATTTGACATCTTAAAAAAACAACAGCTACAAGCACAATCTCTGGAAACCAGTGTGCAAACCTTAAAGGAAGATCATGCACAACTGCAAGAACACCTTAAAAGTCTTGATAAAGAATTACAAACTGCAATGCAGCAGCGTTTGTATCAAAAACAAGATTGGATTTTATTAAAAGCACGTTATTACTTGGAGCTGGCTCAAATCAACGCTCATTGGAGTAACGATAAACAAACTACCATTGCTCTTTTACAGCAAGCTGATCTACTGTTAGGAACTTTGTCTGAACAAGCAGTCTTTGCCATCAGACAAGCCATTGCTCAGGAAATTACACAATTACAGGCCTTACCCAAGGTAGATGTTGCAGGTTTACTGAGCCAACTCGATGCAGCTCAAACTAATCTTGTAAGTTTACCTTTAAAACATCCTGTGCCTGGCGCTAAAAATAAAACCTCCAGTGAAAAATCTGCCTCACCTTGGCGAGAGCAATTGCGCGAAAGCATTAATTCTCTTGGAAAATTAATTGTTGTTCGTCGTCATGATGAAAACGTTGAACCATTACTCTCGCCCATCCAACAAGCCATGATGCAGGAAGCTATTCGCATGAACTTGCAAGAAGCTCAATGGGCTATATTACAAAACAATTCCACGGTTTATCAAATGGCCTTGACGCAGGCTATCAAGACCATAAAACGAGCTTTTGAAATAAACGCTGCAAGTACACAAGCGTTAATCAAACAATTACAAAACTTGCTAAAACAAAAAATAAACATCGAAAAACCAATGATTGAGAAGGCGCTTCCTTTACTCAATCAATTGATTGACAGTAAAAATTTACAACCGAGTACAGCTGGCTCTACGCAAGGAGATCATTCACAATGA
- a CDS encoding heme biosynthesis protein HemY, translated as MIRVIMIFIVLLASVWLGIQLNRDPGYLLIAINQWTIETTLWVAIIGLILAFVLLHAFLLLVSKLARTPDTLRKWQTKRRIQKAQAKTQKGLIEFSEGYFAQAKNHLIKALPDTDSPLLNYLTAARAAQEMGDNKLRDDYLREAQQSMPDAKIAVELTQAQLQLANKQWEQALATLRHLQDLAPHHPYVLKLLMHLYKEVKDWPQLITLLPELKKHQVLSNAAFEKLRHEAYREAISDLAKSSELEALNKMLANLPKNLSNDPELMAIYCHFLLERHEDIKVEPILHQCLRKAYNEKLITLYGHLNMGDKPLIFAESLLKKNPDSAALYLCLGRLSLTNNLWGKARHYFEKSLALTASAEAYAELGKLLEKLSDQTGACEAYRQGLVLAIQKTSPSS; from the coding sequence ATGATACGCGTAATCATGATTTTTATAGTCTTACTGGCCTCGGTTTGGTTGGGAATTCAATTAAACCGTGACCCAGGTTATTTGCTTATTGCGATTAACCAATGGACCATAGAAACAACTTTATGGGTGGCAATTATTGGATTAATTCTAGCCTTTGTCTTACTTCATGCATTTTTATTGTTAGTCAGCAAACTTGCCAGAACGCCTGATACTTTACGTAAGTGGCAAACGAAGCGCCGTATACAAAAGGCGCAAGCTAAAACCCAGAAAGGCTTAATCGAATTTAGTGAAGGCTATTTTGCTCAAGCTAAAAATCATTTGATAAAAGCACTTCCCGATACTGACTCACCCTTATTGAATTACTTAACCGCTGCTCGTGCCGCCCAAGAAATGGGTGATAACAAATTGCGTGACGACTATTTACGAGAAGCACAACAATCCATGCCTGATGCCAAGATAGCGGTTGAGCTAACGCAAGCGCAATTGCAATTGGCGAATAAACAGTGGGAACAAGCTTTAGCAACCTTAAGACATCTGCAGGATTTAGCTCCTCATCATCCTTATGTTTTAAAACTTCTCATGCATCTTTATAAAGAAGTGAAGGATTGGCCGCAATTGATTACCTTGCTACCCGAACTTAAAAAACATCAGGTCCTTTCTAATGCTGCGTTTGAAAAATTACGCCATGAAGCTTACCGTGAAGCAATCAGTGATCTTGCAAAATCTTCAGAACTGGAAGCTTTAAATAAGATGCTGGCCAATTTGCCAAAAAATTTAAGTAATGATCCAGAGCTTATGGCAATTTATTGCCATTTTTTACTGGAGCGACATGAAGATATTAAAGTAGAACCAATCCTTCATCAGTGTTTACGCAAAGCCTATAACGAAAAATTGATAACCTTGTATGGTCATTTAAATATGGGGGATAAGCCATTAATTTTTGCCGAATCCTTGCTTAAGAAAAATCCTGATTCTGCAGCGTTGTATCTTTGTTTAGGACGCTTAAGTTTAACCAATAATTTATGGGGCAAGGCGCGTCATTATTTTGAAAAAAGCCTTGCTTTAACAGCCAGTGCAGAAGCCTATGCAGAACTAGGTAAGTTACTCGAAAAGCTGAGTGACCAGACCGGAGCTTGCGAGGCTTATCGCCAAGGTTTAGTACTAGCGATCCAGAAAACATCTCCTTCTTCCTAA
- a CDS encoding cation diffusion facilitator family transporter: MIFHQHENDEHHHSHDHEHSHGHHHEVTQFNAAFLIAIIANGLFVICQIIFAYIANSTSLLADAMHNLGDVLSLILAWIANGLLKRIPTNHTTYGMKKTSILAALANGILLVFTCGIIATEAMYKLFAPSDVHAISVIIVASIGIVVNGATAALFLRGADDLNIRGAFLHLLYDALISVGVVVSATLLYFTGWLWIDPIVGLLIAFLIIKGTWSLFVDSFNLIIDAVPRGISWVDVRDSLQAEPGVKEVHDLHIWALSTKENALSVHLFMPDMPLSDEARQALVKMLQEKHKIHHATIQVERNLRFCEDACKPILN; the protein is encoded by the coding sequence ATGATTTTTCATCAACATGAAAATGATGAGCATCATCATAGTCACGATCATGAGCATTCTCATGGGCATCATCATGAAGTTACCCAATTTAATGCAGCATTTTTAATTGCCATTATTGCCAATGGATTATTCGTAATATGTCAAATTATTTTTGCCTATATTGCTAACTCTACCAGTCTGCTTGCTGATGCTATGCATAATCTCGGTGATGTGCTTAGTCTCATTTTGGCCTGGATTGCCAATGGCTTACTAAAGCGGATTCCTACTAATCATACTACCTATGGGATGAAAAAAACGTCGATTCTAGCAGCGCTGGCTAATGGAATTTTATTGGTATTTACCTGTGGAATTATTGCCACCGAAGCAATGTATAAATTGTTCGCGCCTTCGGATGTTCATGCTATTTCTGTGATCATCGTTGCGAGTATAGGTATTGTCGTGAATGGTGCTACTGCGGCTTTATTTCTGCGAGGTGCGGATGATTTGAATATTCGCGGTGCTTTTCTTCATTTGTTGTATGATGCTTTAATTTCGGTGGGCGTTGTAGTGTCAGCAACGCTCTTGTATTTCACTGGCTGGCTTTGGATAGACCCCATTGTTGGTCTTTTAATTGCCTTTTTAATTATTAAAGGAACCTGGTCACTTTTTGTAGATAGCTTTAATTTGATTATTGATGCTGTACCACGAGGGATTTCCTGGGTGGATGTTCGCGATTCCTTGCAAGCGGAACCGGGCGTTAAGGAAGTACATGATTTACATATTTGGGCGCTAAGTACAAAAGAAAATGCGTTATCCGTTCATCTTTTCATGCCTGATATGCCACTCAGCGATGAAGCAAGGCAAGCTTTAGTAAAGATGTTGCAAGAGAAGCACAAGATTCATCATGCCACTATTCAAGTGGAGCGTAATCTAAGATTCTGTGAAGATGCCTGCAAGCCTATTCTTAATTAG